The DNA window TCTTCTCCGTCAGCCTCCTGCTCATCCTCCATCCTCTTCCTCAGTCGGGCCTGCTCCAGGGCCTGCTTTTCTGAAACACAGCCGCCCAGATGACATCACTCAATACAGCAGCCAATCAGGACTCAAAAGAGCCAGCGCCTCTATATATCCAATCGATCTGCAGCATATGAACCCAGATTCaaataacacaatgacatgtataGCTCTAATTTATACCCCCAACAGATATTACATCTGGATAATAAAATAGTTTGTTTGAATAGTTACCCAATCTAAAATAAAGGAATGAATGATGACAGTCAGCAGTGAAACAGTATGGAGCAGCTACAGGCCTTTATGACTTCCATAAAGTGTGCTGAAGGGGTATTGTCCAAATAAACAGCCTACTAAGCACTACTCTTTAGAGTTAGTAGAAATGGAGCCTGAGGTGTAATGTAGCATCAAGGTCTTACTCTGGTAGTAATTCGGTGGAGCAAAGCGACGGGATGGGAAGACACAGTCGGCGATGAACACGAGGACCTGCAGAAGACACATATTTGTATGTTGAAAAAGCCAGGGGAGAAACAAAGAAGTTGTGAAGGCTGAAAaggagacagagggagaaggGCAAGCTGTGCTTTGGTTTCTTTCCAAGCTGAACTCCACCCCATGTTCTGTCAGGAAGCGAGAATCTGAAACTTTAGCTTGTGAGACAATATAGAGGAATGCCACCCCATTGCGATCAGGCCTCCTGGGAGTATAGTTTACTGATTTCCTGTAGAATTATCCCACCCGAGtctagaaaaaataataaagtctaTTCTGAAAGGAACActtttacataaaaaataaatcatacatttaCAATAAACACATAACAATAAAGAGCATAAACATAAACGTTTTCATTTGTAAAACAATGCACTGTAGTCTTGCGATTGATTTCTGTAATTATGTAGAAACAATTCAACCTTCAAATCCCCCGCTGATTTTCATAGTCAAAAAAATATTAACTATGATTAAAACACCAAACAAATATCCCTGTATTTAACCAACAGCGACTTGCAACACAGAAAGTGATATCTACTTACCAGTCCTAACACCAGGCCAGAGAAAAGCGTGGCGAGGGCAAAGATTGCGTACGACCCCCACACTGGGATCCCGATTTGTTCTGTGAAGTAATTGTGGCAATGCTGggaagaagaaaacaacactGAGTACCGCACCGAGGACTACACCATCACAGCATCGAACCTCACTGCACACATGCCGGGGGAGAGAAACTGCAGACTTTTTGAGCAACTGCCCATCAAATGAAATCTTGACAAACAAGTTCAACATAAAGACACAAGACATTACCCGGATAAACATGGAGAGCTTGAACAGGGCTGACATGGTGTTCATCCTGAAAGACAAGAATTACAGATATCACAAAATTAAACCTAGCTTGCTTACATATGCAGTTGCAGTCAAAAGTACTCACACCTTTAATTTGAAACAACGTCATTCAGTGATTATTTTAGAGTAATGAATAGCGTTCAATATCAACGACGCCAATGTACTCACAGGAAGGAAGATGGCCCAAACCAGGAGGACACCGGCTCGATGTCCTGCCATTTCTTCTCATCGATGAAACTCAGGAAGTCATCCTTCGTGCGGGCGCCCTGGTACCTCCGAAACACCCCATCTTTACAGCTGAAACAGACAGGTGTAATTATCCTTGCCCACTGTGCACTCTCACAACCTTCCTCAACCAGGCCCTATCCACTCGGAGAGGACAGTGGCACAAGTGAGACATCAATAAATAAGATGGTTGTAACTGACTGGGTTATTACAGCCCCCTTCAGGAAAACAGGATCACAAAGCTTTAACACAGGGGTATTAGAGTACGGGAGAGAGAACAGTGCCCAATGACAAACGAAACCCAAAGACGGATCAAATAAACACACGATAGCTAAACCTTGTCAAATTccaagctgttttttttctagAACGGTGTTCAGGATAAAAGCAAACGGCCCCGTTATTAACAGTAGGCTGATTCTCAATGGATCTCCACTCAAGCCAGTGGGGGAAGGCAGCTGATAAAGACTGGTAAACACTCTACTTCCTTTCAGAATCAGGCTAAGCAAAAAAAGATGAACACTTTCCAGTGCACTACTGACAGGCTAATCAGCACAAAGAGGAACAATGTGTCACAGAGGGGGCTGACGTTACTAAACCACAGAGGAGAGCAGCTTTATTTCTGTGCATCAGAGGATGTTTGTCAGCCACAAAATGATGAATGCACTCTGTAGCGTTGATTAAACTATTCTGGCCTTCTCTGCTGAAACCTGTGCAAGTAGGACAGATGCTTCCAAAATTAACATTTCTGAGGAGagggttttattatttgtatgttttgggAGTTTGCAAAGAAATGTGGTTGTCTACGTGTTGAGACAAGAGTGTCCACGAATTAACCCTGTGAGATTTTAATTAACAGGGCAGCAAAATATGGAGGCAACACTTCACTTGAATTGTGCAAATCAGTGCTATTGTGCCAAGTGTCGATTAACAGATAGTAAAGTAACCTCTCTCTAATAAAAATACTTCCTACAGTTAATACACCTTTTTTTATCTATTTAATCCATAATCTCTGTTTTTAGGTTGTTAGTTTTAGAGGGGCAGTTGTGAACACTTCGCCCCCTTCCACAAGACCAATGAGAACCCACAAAACAAGTTAATCACATTGACCCACACCCCCTTGGTAAAACGGCAATAAGAGAAATGAAACCGCAGACTCACTGGTAGATGGTGGGAAGCGCTGTGATGATGAAGCGGCCGCTCAGACCTGGAAAATAAACAGAGCGGACCATCAGCCCTTGCagcacaacaaacaaaaccagcaTTCATCACATTCGGCCCACGCAACTAATGCATGAGGCAACGCTTTGTTCTGGGGTTGAGGTGCAAACCTCCGGGGGCGATTCTACACTGCAATACTGTATGTTGTACACTTGGAGGACTTACCTGGCTGCTCCGTGACGTCCACTTTGGCAATGCTGACCCCCATGTCCTCCCCCCACTCGGCAAACTCGTTCCACACGGGCTGGAGCTGCTGGCAGGCCGGGCACCAGGGAGCGAAGCTGTGAGGACATGGGAACGAGGGCATCAGATACACGAGTGGCAGCAGGGCTTTCCTACCGGGCTGGTTTCCACAGAGTTCACAGCGTATTACACCCATGGGTAAAGAATACGCCAGATCTGATACCCCATACTTCCCCATCAACATAATCTTAAGTCTGGAAGTCAGTACCCTGGTAGTCTTCCTCCCAGCCTACTTGACAGCCGCATTTGTATTCTAGTTATGCTATAAATGCAACCTCACAAATACACCCATCTCATTCATATGTAGTTATCGTGTAAGGCTTGTATCCACATGACATGCTGGATCCAGTGTCAGGGAACTGAACCTGCCATGTATACATGATGCAAGTGATGCAACGAAACCGTCTGGTACTGGACCCTGAAatatgagagagggagtggtTGCATTAGCAGGCTATTTCTGTATCACGTCTTAACAGCGAATTACAAAGATGCTTTAgattgaacaacaacaacaacaacaacaataatatattaatgagGGTCTGACAGATACTGTTTTGTTCTTTCCATTATACTGGCAAAGAAAGCGAGTACAGTATACTACTCCAACTActagaaacagtttatttatatCGCATTaaaaactatgaatataacCACATAGTTGTGCCCGAACTTAAATATTAAACTTAAATGTATTACTTAAATGTATGTCATAACATATGGCTCCATACTGCCAGCCTTGCTTATCATCGGCTGCTGACATGAGGCAGGTATTTAAACTGGAGTCCAGTGCAGGACAGGAGTCCGGTCCATTGGGACGGGCCGCAGTGACGTCACGCTGGACACCACTGCGCTGTCCTATAGCGGTCAGACCCGCATAGCAATGAATGGACATGTGTCAATAAACGGGACTCACAACTCTATCATCCACTCTCCCTCCAGGATCTCCTGCCAGTTCCCGTCCGTGATCACCCGCAGATGGCTCTTCTTGCCCAGTGCCGGCTGCGGCGCCAGGGCGATGACCGCCACTGTTGCTGCTGTCAGGAGGAAGCCCAGGGAGCAGCAGAGTCTCGCCGCTGCCATTCGTCGGCAGGTTTGCAAGGCCGCCATGTTCAGAGCCAGCCTCGCCGCTCCTCCGCTTCCGTTCACCCCGGCCGAGTCCTTCCCCTGGCGGCGCTCGCAACTGCGGCTGCGCGCACCACCGGCCAGTCCCGGCACAGGCATCGGTCGCCTCCGTGTatcgcagatgtccgcagttctgggcggctccaccaatgggagtgGCGGTATTATgcagatctgcgcggctccaccaatgggagtgGCGTGATtatgcagatctgcgcagaactgcggaaatctgcgctacaagaatggTACCTTCCTTACAGCCCGCATTCAGCTCTAGGATGCCCTGCAGTGGCCAGTGTTTGTTCtgcaaattattaataatgattaagTAGACGAAAATGCACATATGGATGACGTATATTTACATGGatagcatttattttttaagtcatttatttacatttatttatttattttctattgttACTGTTTGTAGACTATTCGGTGCTTGGCAACTTACGTTAAATACAACTTTGGCAAGAatagtaatgataataaaaacagGCATCAGTATTCATAATTAGTCGTGCCAGTAATTATAATCATTAAATGGTTATTATGTTAAATAATGTCCAAGCAAAGCAGGGTCAGGTTCAAGTGAACATTTCTATAAATACAGCATTTATTAGCCCAAGGAATCAAAATACAAACctgcaaataaattaatgataatgtcctgaataaattaactaaagAATGGCATAATGgcattcatatgattggatataataattgaataaacaGCTGTCAAGACACAGCTGTTTAATcagctgtataaatatatattctctgGGACATATGTCCTTGTCTAtctgctgtgttttgttttttctttacttataaaagaaaatacattcttTGATATGCTTTCTTTTGTACAAACTGTTTTCCTATAGTGTGCAAGAACTGATCATGATATTTGTAATCCCCTAGGGGGCAGTGCATGCTgctttgttgtttaaatgtgtCTTTTCAGTATTGACAATACACATACAGATGTCtacagtgtgcagtgtacaCACCAGCATACCTGTCAGCCATGCACCAAGAAACCATATCACACAGGTTATGGCTTGATAAACCGTAAAACCGTGAGAAATGTATTACACAATCGTAAGACTTCTGGGAAGGCAGACAAACTGGTGCCTCAGGGGTAAAACGTGAAACCTGCCAGGTAAGCACAAGGCATGAGTACAGAGACGTGCTAActgaagttaattgtttaatcagcgAAGTGTTGGGAACAATAATGatgtttcttttagttttttttctctttttttgtctTCCCTGTTGAATATTACTGAGGTAAGAATCATCTGATGTTCCTCAATAGTCTCCTAATTGTGTCACTTTCATTGTTTCCTTTCGCACAAGAGAATACTTTTCTGTGATGATGGTGATATTTTTATCAGCACACAGCatcaaaaagtgttgtttgggTCATCTAAAATGCACTGTTGGTTGCAGGGTATGAAATACAATTCAGCCATGCTCACATTGTTGCTGCACACTATTTAAATCCAGAGAGAGAAATCAATGTCAACTACCGAAAAGAGCCTTCTATATCTTTAGCTGCCTCCCTCCGTCAAACGTGGCACTTGGGGCTGTGTTTTATTCCTCATCTCCAAGCTCTTGATCCCACATAGTCTTAAAGACGCTTCAACATTGTTTGCAAAAAGTCATCCTTTTAATTTGGCACCTCCAGGCATATACAGTGGGTTTTCTAAATGCATGTGCCCACCCATTCCACCAACCTGGATTGCTGTAGATTGTGTTCTCTGAATTCCTGTGACTAATGCTTTCCTCCATCATCCATGCTCCAGTTAGGAAACAAAATGATTTTCTTCTGCGGCCTCCGTTCTGCTCCcgtcgcagcacctccagcagTGCGAGAGCATTGATTTGGCTTTCTTGAGATTCATTTCTAACTCTGCTTGGTCTTTAACCCTATTCTGGCGCTCAGGATAATTGTTAGTATAAAAGAGAGCTGGCTCCCTAggcattttcttgtaaaaataaaatatatatatatagagagagagagagagagggagaaagagaaagagagacctTTGTAGTCATGCTTGCAGGGAAATGCAGCTCACAATGAAGTGAAGGCAGTGGGAGTAGCACTTGGCTTCAGACTGCAGAATGTATGAGTAATAGTTGACTTGTTAttcattttctctctcattATCCCTTTAACATTACTTATGATATTCATTCATTTGGGATAAACCTAAACAACCCcccttatttaaaataacactaatatgaaaaaaaacacgtgtatatgatatagatatgaCTGGTTTCCAGCAGCAGTATTCCAAACATTTATCATCATTTTAGGAATGCTTGATTTGTTCATTTTTCCACAAAGTCTAGAGCAATTCCCCAACCCAACACAAGCAGACGTTTGTGTGACATTAAATTGCCATTGGGTTTACAACATCAACACTTAGATGTCTGCTCCCCAATATTTGGAGCTCCTGAGATATGCTCTAGTTTGGTTAGGTCTTCTTGGCTTTTGTCGCAACTTGTGGAAGCCACATGTTTTCACATCACATCATTGACaagaggatttatttagttaattCAAATGTAAGCATCAGACTCAGATGTCTGACTGCTGCACAACGATGGCAATGCTCTTTATCGGAATGACAGCCAACGCCGTTTTGCTGAAGACTCTCGGGGGCACGTCAAAGACTTCGTCCTGTCAGGCTCCTGGTTATAAAGGCTTTTGAGAAGGCCAGGGAGACAAATCGCACTTTAAACACTTCAGTAAAGAGAATGCACCCGTGTGAGCTCAAGTCAAAATTCAAAGAACATCAGAAAGATTGCTCCCAGGACTGAGGGCTACATGCCCAAATAAATATGAGAATAAGAAAAAGCATCTGAAATAATGGAGTTATAGAtttaaaaaggggaaaaaactatTCCATCATCAATGTCACAATCTAAAGCACATCTTAAAACTCAAGACCTCACATCAAAGCCATTTAAAAAGCAATGAAATTTTGcctaaattaaatattacaacTTCGGCAGCAAAGCTATTTAATTTTCAGAAAGCATTTAAAGAGGCAGAGGTTTGAAAAAtcagacatacagtgagggaaaaaagtatttgatcccctgctgattttgtacgtttggccactgacaaacacatgatcagtctataattttaatggtaggtgtattttaacagtgagagacagaataacaaaaaaatccagaaaaacgcatttcaaaaaaggtataaattgatttgcatgttaatgagtgaaataagtatttgaccccttcgacttagtacttggtggcaaaacccttgttggcaatcacagaggtcagacgtttcttgtagttggccaccaggtttgcacacatctcaggagggattttgtcccactcctctttgcagatcctctcca is part of the Amia ocellicauda isolate fAmiCal2 chromosome 21, fAmiCal2.hap1, whole genome shotgun sequence genome and encodes:
- the tmx1 gene encoding thioredoxin-related transmembrane protein 1; translated protein: MPVPGLAGGARSRSCERRQGKDSAGVNGSGGAARLALNMAALQTCRRMAAARLCCSLGFLLTAATVAVIALAPQPALGKKSHLRVITDGNWQEILEGEWMIEFFAPWCPACQQLQPVWNEFAEWGEDMGVSIAKVDVTEQPGLSGRFIITALPTIYHCKDGVFRRYQGARTKDDFLSFIDEKKWQDIEPVSSWFGPSSFLMNTMSALFKLSMFIRHCHNYFTEQIGIPVWGSYAIFALATLFSGLVLGLVLVFIADCVFPSRRFAPPNYYQKKQALEQARLRKRMEDEQEADGEEDEEDEDEFEDDGGRELWRRRAQHRSREAEQRQAQSQREPAPRRERLDAQLESSPEALRKRTPAAQEEDT